A region of Geobacillus sp. 46C-IIa DNA encodes the following proteins:
- a CDS encoding gluconokinase, producing the protein MAIYEDVVIGIDIGTTSTKAVVFGERGRVLASHAVDYPIIQPHPGFAEQDPEELFATVIQAVGAVTVRHGIRPEQVKAIGLSAAMHSIMALDESGCPLTRLIIWADNRSVAQAERLLKEHHGLDIYRRTGTPIHPMSPLPKLLWLKEEQPDVFRQARWFVSVKDYVLYRLYGDYIADHSLSSATGLFRLDTLDWDEDVLSFLGMSRERLPRLVPATHILQGMKKEWAEKMGVAADVPVVIGASDGVLANIGVGAVLPGEAAITIGTSGAVRTITAAPTTDEKGRTFCYALTPGYWVVGGPTNNGGILLRWLRDEFGAQEREVAKKLGIDPYDLLTKYAERVAPGAEGLVFLPFLSGERAPHWNANARGTFFGLGLHHKREHFIRAVMEGVCFSIVSVALAIRDVTGPMAEIRVSGGFAKSPFWRQMLSDMLGKPLIVPQTHEASALGAAAVALHALGELPSLEMVKTWIDTTARHEPKEEHTLIYAELFDLYARLYERLKEEFDIIAAFQRRSGE; encoded by the coding sequence ATGGCGATTTATGAGGATGTTGTCATTGGCATTGATATCGGAACAACGAGCACGAAAGCGGTCGTCTTCGGCGAACGGGGGCGAGTGTTGGCTTCCCATGCCGTGGACTATCCAATCATTCAGCCGCATCCAGGCTTTGCCGAACAAGACCCGGAAGAGCTGTTTGCGACAGTCATTCAAGCTGTCGGGGCGGTGACGGTCCGCCATGGCATCCGCCCAGAGCAGGTGAAAGCAATTGGGTTGAGTGCGGCGATGCACTCGATCATGGCGCTGGACGAGTCAGGATGTCCGCTCACCCGTCTCATCATTTGGGCCGATAACCGAAGCGTCGCCCAAGCAGAGCGGTTGCTGAAAGAGCACCATGGGCTTGACATCTATCGGCGGACGGGAACGCCAATCCATCCGATGTCTCCGCTGCCGAAATTGCTTTGGCTCAAAGAGGAGCAGCCGGATGTGTTTCGGCAAGCCCGCTGGTTTGTCTCTGTGAAAGATTATGTGCTTTACCGCCTATATGGCGATTATATCGCTGATCATTCACTCTCTTCAGCGACCGGTTTGTTCCGCTTAGATACGCTTGATTGGGATGAGGATGTGCTTTCATTTCTTGGCATGAGCCGCGAGCGGCTGCCGCGTTTAGTCCCGGCGACGCACATCTTGCAAGGGATGAAGAAAGAATGGGCGGAAAAAATGGGAGTCGCTGCGGATGTGCCGGTCGTCATCGGTGCGAGTGACGGCGTGTTGGCCAACATCGGTGTCGGTGCGGTGCTCCCGGGTGAAGCGGCCATTACGATCGGGACGAGCGGGGCGGTGCGGACGATCACCGCTGCACCAACAACCGATGAAAAAGGGCGGACGTTTTGTTATGCGTTGACGCCTGGCTATTGGGTTGTTGGTGGTCCGACAAACAACGGCGGCATTTTGCTTCGCTGGCTGCGCGATGAGTTTGGCGCCCAAGAGCGGGAAGTGGCGAAAAAGCTCGGCATCGATCCGTACGACTTATTGACGAAGTATGCGGAACGCGTCGCGCCCGGAGCGGAAGGACTGGTGTTTTTGCCGTTCTTATCAGGCGAGCGGGCGCCGCATTGGAACGCGAACGCGCGCGGAACGTTTTTTGGCCTTGGGCTTCATCATAAGCGCGAGCATTTCATCCGCGCCGTGATGGAAGGCGTCTGCTTCAGCATCGTATCGGTGGCGCTCGCCATCCGCGACGTCACAGGGCCAATGGCGGAAATCCGCGTCTCAGGCGGATTTGCGAAATCGCCGTTTTGGCGGCAAATGCTTTCCGATATGCTCGGCAAGCCGCTCATCGTGCCGCAGACGCACGAGGCGTCGGCGTTGGGAGCGGCGGCGGTGGCGCTCCATGCGTTAGGGGAATTGCCATCTTTGGAAATGGTGAAAACGTGGATCGACACAACGGCCCGCCACGAGCCGAAGGAAGAACATACGCTTATTTACGCCGAGCTGTTTGATTTGTATGCGCGTTTGTATGAGCGGTTAAAAGAGGAGTTTGACATCATCGCTGCGTTTCAGCGGCGGAGCGGAGAATAG
- a CDS encoding AEC family transporter, which produces MAIFSGILLQVMVPMLLTVGLGAWLHRLFRFDMSTLSKLNMYVLLPAVAFINVYDSKLNGKVLAAILVFLLLQNGGLMVLSMVMAKLLKLERSLSAVFQNTIVLNNSGNFGIPVSQLVFHQQPLGAAIQIIVTIFQNFLTNTYGVYQFVSGNGKKGKWAAEIWKNPVLHALLLGALCRWLHTPIPSFLWTPLQRVADAFLAIALFTLGAQVAYARFTVLPPLVYASVFGRLILSPLLAASLILLLGIDGVTAQALLIASSYPCSRNTALYALEYDCHPDYAAQAVLVSTLLSAITVTGVVYTARLLFPIGG; this is translated from the coding sequence TTGGCCATTTTTAGTGGCATTTTGCTTCAAGTGATGGTTCCTATGTTGTTGACCGTCGGCTTGGGGGCATGGCTCCACCGTTTATTTCGTTTTGATATGAGTACGTTGTCCAAACTGAACATGTATGTCCTGTTGCCGGCGGTCGCATTTATCAATGTGTATGATAGCAAGTTGAACGGGAAGGTGTTGGCGGCCATCTTGGTGTTTCTTCTGTTGCAAAACGGCGGACTGATGGTTTTGAGTATGGTGATGGCGAAACTATTGAAACTAGAACGAAGTTTGTCAGCGGTGTTTCAAAATACAATTGTGCTCAACAACTCTGGCAACTTTGGCATTCCAGTGAGCCAATTGGTGTTTCACCAGCAGCCGCTCGGGGCGGCAATTCAAATCATCGTCACCATCTTTCAAAATTTCTTGACCAATACATATGGGGTGTATCAGTTTGTGTCAGGAAACGGAAAAAAGGGGAAATGGGCCGCTGAGATATGGAAAAATCCAGTCCTTCACGCCTTGTTGCTCGGCGCGCTCTGCCGATGGCTTCACACCCCAATCCCATCATTTTTGTGGACGCCGCTCCAGCGGGTTGCCGACGCGTTTTTAGCCATTGCTCTTTTTACCTTAGGTGCGCAAGTTGCCTACGCTCGTTTTACTGTCTTGCCACCGCTTGTGTATGCGAGTGTGTTCGGGCGTTTGATTTTGTCGCCGCTGTTGGCTGCGTCTTTGATCCTTCTATTAGGAATCGATGGCGTGACGGCCCAAGCGTTGCTGATCGCCAGCTCGTATCCGTGTTCGCGCAATACGGCGCTGTATGCACTCGAGTATGACTGCCACCCAGACTATGCTGCCCAGGCAGTGCTGGTGTCGACCTTGTTGAGCGCCATTACCGTTACCGGCGTTGTGTATACAGCACGGCTGCTGTTTCCGATTGGCGGATGA
- a CDS encoding cyclase family protein produces the protein MIIKKLIDLTMPLTSQLPIYPGDPKPHIEPAATFAADGYCVSRLVLGSHSGTHVDAPFHFCEHGWRLDEVPLTYFLGRGIVIDATGKGEGEAVTMADAAPYMPRLSPGTIVLFHTGWSSCAGTERYFRHPYVAPDVIEAMLERGVRTFLIDALNIDPPDGSSFRAHELILGANGVIGENFANLDQIDFDDPYIIALPLSVPGGDGSPVRAVAVQWA, from the coding sequence ATGATCATCAAAAAACTCATCGACCTCACCATGCCGCTGACATCCCAACTTCCCATCTACCCTGGGGACCCAAAGCCGCACATCGAACCGGCGGCAACGTTCGCTGCTGACGGCTACTGCGTCAGCCGGCTTGTGCTCGGTTCGCATAGCGGCACTCATGTCGATGCGCCGTTCCATTTTTGTGAGCACGGCTGGCGGTTGGATGAGGTGCCGCTCACTTATTTTCTTGGCCGCGGTATCGTGATCGATGCCACCGGGAAAGGGGAAGGGGAAGCGGTGACGATGGCGGATGCCGCCCCGTATATGCCGCGGCTGTCGCCTGGGACGATCGTTTTGTTTCACACCGGCTGGTCGTCATGCGCTGGGACGGAGCGGTATTTTCGCCACCCGTACGTCGCCCCGGATGTGATTGAAGCGATGCTCGAACGAGGGGTTCGCACGTTTTTGATCGATGCCCTGAATATCGACCCGCCCGACGGCTCTTCATTTCGCGCTCACGAACTTATTCTCGGCGCCAACGGGGTGATTGGGGAAAATTTCGCAAACCTCGATCAAATCGATTTTGATGACCCGTACATCATCGCCTTGCCCCTTTCCGTGCCTGGCGGCGACGGCTCGCCCGTTCGGGCGGTGGCGGTGCAGTGGGCGTGA
- a CDS encoding sugar O-acetyltransferase has protein sequence MRTEKENMLAGRLYNPADPQLVKERERARRLVRLYNETLETEYEKRVQLLKELFGSTGKQLYIEPNFRCDYGYNIHVGEHFFMNFDGVILDVCEVRIGDHCYIGPGVHIYTATHPLDPHERNSGREYGKPVVIGDNVWIGGRAVINPGVTVGDNAVIASGAVVTKDVPANAVVGGNPATVIKW, from the coding sequence TTGAGAACAGAAAAAGAAAACATGCTGGCCGGCCGCTTGTACAATCCTGCCGATCCGCAGCTTGTGAAAGAGCGGGAGCGGGCGAGACGGCTCGTTCGCTTATATAATGAAACATTGGAAACGGAATATGAAAAGCGGGTTCAATTGTTAAAGGAACTGTTCGGCTCAACAGGAAAACAGCTGTACATTGAACCGAACTTCCGCTGTGATTATGGGTATAACATTCATGTTGGTGAACATTTTTTCATGAACTTTGATGGCGTCATTTTAGACGTCTGTGAAGTGCGGATCGGCGACCATTGTTATATCGGTCCTGGCGTGCACATTTATACCGCGACGCATCCGCTTGATCCACATGAGCGAAACAGCGGCCGTGAATACGGAAAACCGGTCGTCATCGGCGATAACGTTTGGATCGGGGGCCGGGCTGTGATCAACCCGGGCGTCACGGTCGGTGACAACGCCGTCATCGCCTCAGGCGCCGTCGTGACGAAAGATGTTCCCGCTAACGCGGTTGTTGGCGGAAACCCAGCGACAGTCATCAAGTGGTAA
- a CDS encoding GNAT family N-acetyltransferase: MNIVPMKQLDRAMVNQFFTDHWGSVQMVVSTGVYDCGELDGFAAVGNGQRIIGLITFLIRQNACEIVSLDSLVENQGVGSALLHEAETWARQRGCTAVRLITTNDNLHALRFYQKRGYQIITVFPNAVDKARQIKPSIPLMSADGIPIRDELLLVKRLNDQ; the protein is encoded by the coding sequence TTGAACATCGTCCCAATGAAACAGTTGGACCGCGCCATGGTCAACCAGTTTTTCACTGACCATTGGGGAAGTGTACAAATGGTTGTGTCGACTGGTGTTTATGACTGCGGTGAACTGGATGGGTTTGCGGCTGTCGGGAATGGGCAACGCATCATCGGCCTTATTACATTCCTCATTCGCCAAAATGCATGCGAGATCGTCTCGTTAGACAGCTTAGTGGAAAATCAGGGCGTCGGCAGCGCCCTTTTGCACGAGGCAGAAACATGGGCGAGGCAACGAGGGTGCACCGCTGTTCGATTGATCACGACGAATGACAACTTGCATGCGCTTCGTTTCTACCAAAAGCGCGGCTATCAAATCATAACTGTCTTTCCGAACGCTGTCGACAAAGCACGGCAAATCAAGCCAAGCATTCCGCTGATGAGCGCTGATGGCATTCCGATTCGGGATGAATTGTTGCTTGTGAAACGGCTTAATGATCAGTAA
- a CDS encoding response regulator, whose translation MIRVLIIEDDRRIAEINRRFVEKVNGYEVVGMATNAEEARELTEVLQPDVLLLDVYFPDMNGLSFLKWVRQRFSNIDIIMITAAREVDALKQALHGGVFDYIIKPIMFDRFAETLHRYKEYYAKMQRWMKEKEWIDQEDIDKLIGREAPVRDQPMLPKGIQPLTLEKVLMVVKQCQDGVTAEEVGRQIGTSRTTARRYLEYLVAVGQVTADIAYGSVGRPERIYRKKA comes from the coding sequence ATGATTCGCGTACTGATTATTGAAGACGATCGTCGCATCGCTGAAATTAATCGACGTTTTGTCGAGAAAGTGAATGGTTACGAAGTGGTCGGCATGGCGACGAACGCCGAAGAGGCGAGGGAATTGACGGAGGTGCTGCAACCCGACGTGTTGTTGCTTGATGTCTATTTTCCGGATATGAACGGCCTCTCTTTCTTAAAATGGGTTCGTCAACGCTTTTCCAATATCGATATCATCATGATCACAGCAGCACGGGAAGTGGATGCCTTGAAGCAAGCGCTGCATGGCGGGGTGTTTGACTATATTATCAAACCGATTATGTTTGATCGATTTGCCGAAACTTTACATCGGTATAAAGAATATTATGCCAAAATGCAACGATGGATGAAAGAAAAAGAGTGGATCGATCAAGAGGATATCGACAAACTGATTGGGCGGGAAGCCCCAGTTAGGGACCAGCCTATGCTTCCGAAAGGCATCCAGCCGCTAACCCTTGAAAAAGTGCTTATGGTTGTGAAACAATGTCAAGATGGTGTGACGGCCGAAGAAGTCGGACGGCAAATCGGCACAAGCCGAACAACAGCCCGCCGCTACTTGGAGTATCTCGTCGCGGTCGGCCAAGTAACAGCCGACATTGCTTACGGGTCGGTCGGTCGTCCAGAACGGATTTATCGGAAGAAAGCGTGA
- a CDS encoding GntP family permease, whose product MSDSALILIVIAGISLLLFLIIRSKLHAFVALLLVSLLVGAAAGMPLDKVIESIQNGMGGTLGFVAVVVGLGAMFGQMLEVSGGAERLAQTLINKFGESKAQWALGLTGFIVAIPVFFDVGFIILVPIVYGLARKTGRSLLYYGIPLLAGLAVTHSFVPPTPGPIAVADLIGADLGWVILFGFIAGLPAMIVAGPLFGKYIAKKIHATIPEYMDMKEKQWEKDLPGFGTIVGIIFIPLVLILLNTVSGAILPEGNGVRTFLTFLGHPFVALTISTLLAFYLLGQKRGFTKQEVQDIATKSLEPAGIIILVTGAGGVFKQILIDSGVGKVLADMMAASSLPPIVLAFLIAAIVRVSQGSATVAMVTAAGLMAPLIETLGLSGPILGMIVIAIAAGATILSHVNDSGFWLVNRYFGLDVKDTLKSWTVMETLIALVGFAVVLVLSLFVA is encoded by the coding sequence ATGTCTGACTCAGCATTGATCCTTATCGTCATTGCCGGGATTAGTTTACTATTGTTTTTAATTATTCGTTCAAAGCTTCACGCATTTGTTGCCTTGTTGCTTGTTAGTTTGCTTGTGGGGGCAGCCGCTGGCATGCCGCTAGACAAAGTCATTGAGTCGATTCAAAACGGGATGGGCGGCACACTCGGCTTTGTGGCAGTTGTTGTTGGATTAGGGGCTATGTTTGGACAAATGCTTGAAGTATCTGGGGGAGCCGAACGTCTCGCTCAGACGCTCATCAATAAGTTCGGGGAGAGTAAAGCGCAATGGGCGCTTGGTCTGACAGGATTTATCGTCGCGATTCCAGTCTTTTTTGATGTTGGCTTCATTATTCTTGTTCCCATTGTCTATGGATTAGCGCGGAAAACAGGGCGTTCGCTTTTGTATTATGGCATCCCGCTTTTAGCTGGGTTAGCTGTCACGCATAGTTTCGTGCCGCCAACGCCGGGTCCGATTGCTGTCGCAGATTTGATTGGCGCTGATCTTGGATGGGTCATTTTATTCGGGTTTATCGCCGGTCTCCCAGCGATGATTGTAGCTGGCCCGCTGTTTGGAAAGTATATTGCTAAAAAAATTCACGCCACCATCCCAGAGTATATGGATATGAAAGAAAAGCAATGGGAGAAAGATCTCCCGGGCTTTGGGACGATTGTCGGGATCATCTTTATTCCGCTCGTGTTGATTTTGTTGAATACGGTTTCAGGAGCTATTTTGCCAGAGGGGAACGGGGTAAGGACGTTCTTAACCTTTTTAGGTCATCCGTTTGTCGCACTGACGATTTCGACTTTGTTGGCGTTTTACTTGCTTGGGCAAAAAAGAGGGTTCACCAAGCAGGAAGTGCAAGATATTGCGACGAAATCATTGGAACCAGCGGGTATCATTATTCTTGTCACCGGAGCTGGAGGTGTGTTCAAACAAATTTTGATCGATTCTGGTGTCGGAAAAGTACTAGCTGATATGATGGCAGCTTCTTCCTTGCCGCCGATCGTACTGGCGTTTCTCATTGCTGCGATCGTCCGCGTTTCCCAAGGTTCGGCAACCGTAGCCATGGTGACAGCTGCTGGGCTGATGGCACCGTTAATTGAAACACTTGGATTAAGCGGTCCGATTTTAGGAATGATTGTTATTGCCATCGCTGCTGGGGCAACGATCCTTTCACACGTTAACGACTCTGGTTTTTGGCTCGTCAACCGTTATTTCGGTCTTGATGTGAAGGATACGCTGAAATCGTGGACAGTCATGGAGACGTTGATTGCTCTCGTCGGGTTTGCTGTTGTATTGGTTTTGAGTTTGTTTGTGGCATAA
- a CDS encoding sensor histidine kinase has protein sequence MKLQTRLMMIICSLLLFVIVFLTFLFQHMFAATLKQQIGMRALNVAETVASTPLVREAFRDPNPSMRLQPFAEHIRQKTGAEYVVIGNRQGIRYAHPLPDRIGKTMVGGDNEEVLKGKAIISEAVGSLGPAIRGKAPIFNENGHVIGIVSVGFLLEDIQRTVWSYSLKIFLFSVLALLLGAVGAVAIARTVKKSIHGLEPEEIGLLYQEKQAILEAIREGIVAINHEGTVTMVNQTALKLLGHENERDVLGMSILRLIPHSRLPEVIRTGQAEYDDEMVLGEGTVIANRIPIKDKQGRVIGAVSTFRNKSELYRLTKELSQLRAYADALRAQTHEFSNKLYLISGLIQLESYEEALELITKETDLQQNIVRFVMKEIPDPIIGGLMIGKFNRANELKITFTIDQESSFRDVPTWIDRDHLVTIIGNLLDNALEAVLHNGKEEKRVAIFLTDLGNDLIIEVEDNGLGIDPAVAERIYDRGFSTKVSGLRGYGLDLVKKALEMIGGQITYESKQGEGTVFTVIIPKRVNHANQ, from the coding sequence ATGAAATTGCAAACACGATTAATGATGATCATTTGTTCGCTGCTTTTATTTGTCATCGTGTTTCTTACGTTTTTATTCCAACATATGTTTGCAGCGACGCTCAAACAACAAATCGGCATGCGCGCGCTGAATGTGGCGGAAACCGTCGCGTCCACTCCGCTCGTGCGCGAGGCGTTCCGCGACCCGAACCCGTCAATGCGCTTGCAGCCGTTTGCTGAGCACATCCGCCAAAAGACGGGGGCGGAATACGTCGTCATTGGCAACCGTCAAGGCATCCGTTATGCCCATCCGTTGCCGGATCGGATCGGCAAAACGATGGTGGGGGGCGACAACGAGGAGGTGCTCAAAGGCAAGGCCATTATTTCCGAGGCGGTCGGCTCACTTGGACCGGCCATTCGCGGAAAGGCGCCGATTTTTAATGAAAACGGACATGTGATCGGCATTGTTTCGGTTGGCTTTTTGCTAGAAGATATTCAGCGCACGGTGTGGTCATATAGCCTGAAGATCTTTCTCTTCTCCGTTCTTGCCCTTTTGCTCGGGGCGGTGGGCGCAGTGGCGATCGCCAGGACGGTGAAAAAATCGATTCACGGCCTCGAACCAGAAGAAATCGGTTTGTTATATCAAGAAAAACAGGCGATTTTAGAAGCGATTCGTGAAGGAATCGTTGCCATCAATCACGAAGGAACGGTTACGATGGTTAATCAAACCGCCCTGAAGTTGCTTGGGCATGAGAATGAGCGCGATGTATTGGGAATGTCCATTTTGCGGCTCATTCCCCATTCTCGCTTGCCCGAGGTGATCCGAACGGGACAGGCGGAATATGATGATGAGATGGTTTTAGGGGAAGGGACCGTTATCGCGAACCGAATTCCGATCAAGGACAAGCAAGGGCGTGTTATTGGAGCAGTATCGACGTTTCGCAACAAGTCGGAGCTGTACCGCCTCACAAAAGAGCTGTCCCAGCTCCGGGCATACGCAGATGCCTTGCGGGCGCAAACGCATGAATTTTCCAACAAACTGTATTTGATCTCTGGCCTCATTCAACTGGAATCGTACGAGGAAGCGCTTGAACTCATTACAAAAGAAACCGATTTGCAACAGAACATCGTTCGCTTTGTCATGAAAGAAATTCCCGACCCGATCATTGGCGGATTGATGATTGGCAAGTTCAACCGAGCCAATGAGTTGAAAATTACGTTCACCATTGACCAGGAAAGCAGTTTCCGCGATGTGCCGACATGGATTGATCGCGATCATTTGGTGACGATTATCGGCAACTTGTTGGATAATGCCCTGGAAGCCGTTCTCCACAACGGAAAAGAAGAGAAACGGGTGGCCATTTTCTTGACCGACCTCGGCAATGATTTGATTATTGAAGTTGAAGATAACGGATTAGGCATCGACCCGGCTGTGGCAGAACGGATATACGACCGTGGCTTTTCGACGAAAGTGAGCGGCCTTCGCGGGTATGGGCTCGATCTTGTCAAGAAGGCGTTGGAAATGATTGGCGGACAAATCACATATGAGTCGAAACAAGGGGAGGGAACGGTGTTTACCGTCATTATTCCAAAGCGAGTGAACCATGCCAATCAGTAG
- a CDS encoding D-serine ammonia-lyase — MENRIVAGKTILQWIKELPLLENMTRTEEVFWPNPNYCSFDPVVSPLSLGERDVKEAEERLARFAPYIAKVFPETRDTGGIIESPLIKIPKMQRYLEQMSGQPIEGEVWLKCDSHLPISGSIKARGGIYEVLKHAEDLALANGLISIEDDYAVFAGEEFRQFFSRYSLVVGSTGNLGLSIGIIGARLGFHVTVHMSADAKQWKKDLLRSKGVTVVEHLTDYNNVVEEARRQSAEDPTSYFIDDENSTHLFLGYAVAALRLKQQLEDENITVDEDHPLFVYLPCGVGGGPGGVTFGLKLAYGDHVHCFFAEPTHSPCMLLGLMTGQHDRVSVQDFGIDNQTEADGLAVGRPSGFVGKMLENVISGVYTVDDSTLYQLLAAMMDTEGIRLEPSALAGVAGPVRLCQDQAGQTYLKQHHLKEKLNQATHICWATGGSMVPKDVMDAYYQEGKRRQRG; from the coding sequence ATGGAGAACCGAATCGTAGCGGGAAAAACGATTCTACAATGGATCAAGGAACTTCCGTTGTTAGAAAATATGACCAGAACAGAAGAAGTGTTTTGGCCAAATCCAAACTATTGTTCATTCGACCCAGTTGTTTCGCCTCTTTCACTCGGCGAACGCGATGTCAAGGAAGCCGAAGAGCGGTTGGCACGCTTTGCCCCGTATATCGCCAAGGTGTTTCCGGAAACGCGGGACACTGGTGGAATCATTGAATCGCCGTTAATAAAGATTCCGAAAATGCAACGGTATTTGGAACAGATGAGCGGGCAGCCGATCGAAGGGGAAGTATGGCTAAAATGCGACAGTCATCTTCCCATTTCCGGATCGATCAAGGCGAGAGGGGGGATTTATGAAGTGTTGAAACATGCCGAAGACCTCGCGCTCGCCAACGGTTTGATTTCCATAGAGGATGATTACGCGGTCTTCGCTGGCGAGGAGTTTCGACAGTTCTTTTCCCGCTACTCGCTTGTTGTCGGTTCGACGGGAAATTTAGGCCTTAGCATCGGAATCATCGGGGCACGGCTCGGATTTCATGTGACGGTTCATATGTCGGCGGACGCCAAACAATGGAAGAAAGATTTGTTGCGAAGCAAAGGGGTGACGGTGGTCGAACATCTCACCGATTATAACAACGTGGTCGAAGAGGCGAGAAGACAATCTGCCGAGGATCCCACCTCGTATTTTATCGACGATGAGAATTCGACTCATTTGTTTTTAGGATACGCGGTGGCGGCATTGAGGTTGAAGCAACAGTTAGAAGACGAGAACATCACTGTCGATGAAGATCATCCGTTGTTTGTATATCTTCCGTGCGGGGTTGGCGGCGGGCCGGGCGGGGTGACGTTTGGCTTGAAACTCGCGTATGGGGATCATGTTCATTGCTTTTTCGCCGAACCGACCCATTCGCCTTGCATGCTGCTTGGACTGATGACGGGACAGCACGATCGCGTCTCGGTGCAAGATTTTGGCATTGATAACCAAACTGAAGCCGACGGGCTGGCCGTCGGCCGGCCTTCGGGATTCGTCGGAAAGATGTTGGAAAACGTCATCAGCGGCGTCTATACAGTGGACGATTCCACTCTTTATCAGCTGCTCGCGGCGATGATGGATACGGAGGGGATTCGCTTGGAACCGTCCGCATTGGCAGGAGTCGCAGGGCCTGTTCGTTTGTGTCAAGACCAAGCAGGGCAAACATATCTCAAGCAGCATCATTTGAAAGAAAAATTGAACCAAGCCACCCATATTTGCTGGGCCACAGGTGGAAGCATGGTGCCGAAGGACGTGATGGACGCCTACTATCAGGAAGGGAAACGCCGGCAAAGAGGGTGA
- a CDS encoding LacI family DNA-binding transcriptional regulator yields the protein MKKVTMADVAKLANVSKSTVSQYLNKRYEYMSEETRKRIAQAIEELGYQPNVIARSLKQKTTATIGVIVFNMLHMLTTQVLHAIEEECQKRGFQVIVCNSGDDPEKEKTYVDTLLAKQVDGLIVFPTGKNEDVYRHLVAERFPLVFVDRVVPGVEADSVLLDNFGAAEMAVDYLAAHGYDRIAIVTPPLVAHNVPRMERLQGFQAAMEKRNLEVGAGSVIAAEAAALPRELQKRFADPKRPNALFAINDLTLMGILRFVKETGIRVPDELGLINVDDVPFADIYTPALTTIAQPTFAMGKKAAERVFEQMDRGRINKPHVFRFSPTLVKRTSIRRESK from the coding sequence TTGAAAAAAGTAACGATGGCTGATGTCGCGAAATTGGCCAACGTTTCCAAAAGCACGGTCTCACAATATTTGAATAAACGCTATGAATATATGAGCGAAGAAACAAGGAAGCGCATTGCCCAGGCGATCGAAGAACTTGGCTACCAACCGAACGTGATTGCCCGCAGTTTGAAACAAAAGACAACGGCCACGATTGGCGTGATCGTGTTTAATATGCTTCATATGTTGACGACGCAAGTGCTGCACGCCATTGAAGAAGAATGCCAAAAGCGTGGGTTTCAAGTGATCGTCTGCAACTCCGGTGATGACCCGGAAAAAGAGAAAACATACGTCGATACGCTGCTTGCGAAACAAGTGGACGGGTTGATCGTCTTTCCGACGGGGAAAAATGAAGACGTTTATCGTCATCTTGTCGCTGAACGGTTTCCGCTCGTCTTTGTTGACCGGGTGGTGCCGGGGGTTGAGGCGGACAGTGTGCTGTTGGACAACTTTGGCGCGGCGGAGATGGCGGTCGATTATTTGGCGGCCCATGGTTATGACCGCATCGCCATTGTCACCCCGCCGCTTGTCGCCCACAACGTGCCGCGGATGGAACGGCTTCAAGGATTTCAGGCGGCAATGGAAAAAAGAAACCTCGAAGTCGGTGCGGGGAGCGTGATCGCTGCCGAGGCTGCGGCGCTGCCTAGAGAATTGCAAAAGCGGTTCGCTGACCCCAAACGGCCGAACGCGTTATTTGCGATTAACGACTTGACATTAATGGGCATTTTGCGGTTTGTCAAAGAAACTGGCATTCGTGTGCCGGACGAGTTAGGGCTGATCAATGTTGATGATGTGCCATTTGCCGATATTTACACGCCAGCGCTGACGACGATCGCCCAGCCGACGTTTGCGATGGGGAAAAAAGCGGCCGAGCGCGTGTTCGAGCAAATGGACCGCGGGCGGATAAACAAACCGCATGTGTTTCGTTTCTCTCCGACGTTGGTGAAACGGACATCGATCAGACGGGAGAGCAAATAG